The following proteins come from a genomic window of Nicotiana tomentosiformis chromosome 12, ASM39032v3, whole genome shotgun sequence:
- the LOC104096744 gene encoding polyadenylation and cleavage factor homolog 4 isoform X2: MALAGGFASSKAIQNDAVVAAPPKPLPSPSIIERFRAALKEREEELRASSMPVVDDDDDVIVLPPTMDEIVRLYELFLSDLTFNSKPVITDLTIIAGEQREHGQGIADAICSRILEVPVEQKLPSLYLLDSIVKNIGRDYVRHFSAHLPEVFCEAYRQVHPSMHPAMRHLFGTWSTVFPAPVLRKIETRLQFSQPGPQQSSGLTSSRASESPRPTHGIHVNPKYLEARRQLGHSTIDSVRVENPAGHISSDLEAKQVLSTASKNARSSSPYRVGPARSLSPTLDEFAVDNSAIGLREGASPSHSALDYGLNRVRGRDDERNEWQRILPDDANQQPDIPVKYGLNRDFDLQGPRALIDAYGIDEREKLVNQRQRKMGNAAMNSLGERVAVKTWQNTEEEEFNWEDMSPTLADQSPFNDLSTSVRHPQGIRTRPGLDSQHVVPLVSDPRRSWSNRGQYSSVHDSSLDDVHSSGRGARNKITGYCDETSLISGSPYLQKLPENVPLLHQRHLKVEGSGIVTGEPKHPLISNLVADGHTWRPPYIPPRMNPTFESSVQDIRAVTGRAPIVPWPPTDVHNPQSLTSKPFVLPHQHIRSPFEVKNGSNSVANHNLDKPVLPGQQIDNSKSNSYIKFPQFPSQHPASFSASLQNPEQVASAESQLLFSQRMHQTTVPSASLPASNHFLLPPIYGYNPQGPGSSVGTLLPLPVSGPQVSLPLVNIPNTSSQFSSGALPPLPRGPLPMSSQFTPTSQNLGQVTPNPPAGGFSSLISSLMAQGLISLTNEAPPQDSVGLDFNPDLLKVRHDSAVTALYADLPRQCTTCGLRFKCQEAHSSHMDWHVTKNRVSKNRKQKSSRKWFVSVNMWFSGTEALGSDAAPGFLPAEQVVEKKDDEELAVPADDEQNVCALCGEPFDDFYSDETEEWMYKGAVYMNAPSGSTAGMEKSQLGPIIHAKCRSESSATPQEDSRRVDEEEAQGAPMIFCKLVLCQH, translated from the exons ATGGCTTTAGCCGGCGGCTTTGCGAGCTCTAAGGCAATCCAAAACGACGCCGTTGTGGCGGCGCCACCAAAACCGTTGCCGTCTCCTTCTATAATCGAACGATTTAGGGCGGCTTTAAAGGAGAGAGAGGAGGAACTTAGGGCTTCTTCTATGCCGGTCGTCGACGACGATGATGATGTTATCGTGTTGCCCCCGACCATGGACGAGATTGTTAGGCTTTACGAGCTCTTTTTGTCCGATTTAACTTTCAATTCTAAGCCTGTCATTACTGACCTCACCATAATTGCCGGCGAACAGAGAGAACACGGTCAAGGCATCGCTGACGCCATTTGTTCTCGCATTCTCGAG GTCCCAGTAGAACAGAAACTACCCTCATTATACCTTCTGGATAGTATTGTAAAGAATATTGGCAGGGATTATGTCAGGCATTTCTCTGCCCATTTACCTGAG GTTTTCTGTGAGGCATACAGGCAAGTGCACCCTAGCATGCATCCTGCAATGCGCCACCTCTTCGGGACATGGTCAACTGTGTTCCCAGCACCTGTCCTCCGCAAAATTGAGACCCGCCTCCAGTTTTCCCAGCCCGGGCCCCAACAATCTTCTGGCTTGACTTCATCAAGAGCATCTGAATCACCGCGACCAACTCATGGCATTCATGTAAATCCAAAATATTTGGAAGCGAGGCGTCAGCTTGGGCACTCCACTATTGATTCA GTTAGAGTTGAAAATCCTGCAGGCCATATATCTTCAGATCTAGAAGCTAAGCAAGTTTTATCTACAGCTTCAAAGAATGCAAGGTCATCCTCTCCTTATAGAGTGGGGCCCGCGAGGTCCTTGTCACCCACCCTTGATGAGTTTGCAGTGGATAATTCTGCCATAGGACTCAGAGAAGGGGCCTCACCATCTCATTCTGCACTTGATTATGGGCTTAACAGAGTAAGAGGTAGAGATGATGAGAGGAATGAGTGGCAGAGAATTTTGCCTGATGATGCCAATCAGCAACCAGACATTCCTGTTAAATATGGTCTGAACAGGGATTTTGATCTTCAAGGACCTAGAGCTTTGATTGATGCTTATGGAATTGATGAAAGGGAAAAATTAGTCAATCAGAGGCAACGAAAGATGGGGAATGCTGCTATGAATAGCTTAGGCGAAAGGGTAGCTGTAAAGACGTGGCAAAATACTGAAGAGGAAGAATTCAATTGGGAAGATATGAGTCCAACTTTAGCAGATCAGAGTCCTTTTAATGATTTGTCAACATCTGTTCGTCATCCTCAGGGTATTAGGACGAGACCTGGCTTAGATTCACAACATGTTGTGCCTTTAGTGTCTGATCCTAGAAGGAGCTGGTCTAATCGAGGACAATATTCGTCAGTTCATGATTCTTCCTTGGATGATGTTCACTCG TCTGGTCGAGGGGCGAGAAATAAAATTACTGGATATTGCGATGAGACATCTCTGATTTCAGGTTCACCTTATCTTCAAAAACTTCCAGAAAATGTGCCACTGTTGCATCAAAGACATTTAAAGGTTGAAGGAAGTGGAATAGTGACTGGTGAACCAAAGCATCCTTTGATTAGCAATTTGGTTGCCGATGGACATACTTGGAGGCCGCCATATATTCCGCCAAGAATGAATCCTACTTTTGAGTCTTCAGTTCAGGATATTCGGGCTGTTACTGGACGGGCCCCGATTGTACCATGGCCTCCCACAGATGTGCATAATCCCCAATCTTTGACTTCAAAACCTTTTGTTCTGCCTCATCAACATATCAGAAGTCCCTTTGAAGTAAAGAATGGTAGCAATTCAGTTGCCAATCATAATCTGGACAAGCCAGTTCTTCCTGGGCAACAGATTGATAATTCGAAGAGCAACTCATATATCAAGTTTCCGCAATTTCCTAGTCAACATCCTGCATCATTTTCTGCAAGTCTTCAAAACCCTGAACAAGTGGCTTCAGCAGAATCTCAGCTATTGTTTTCTCAGCGTATGCATCAGACTACGGTTCCAAGTGCCTCACTTCCAGCCTCGAACCATTTTCTATTACCGCCAATTTATGGATACAATCCACAGGGTCCTGGTTCTTCTGTAGGTACTCTGTTGCCCCTGCCAGTTTCAGGTCCGCAGGTGTCTCTGCCATTGGTTAATATCCCAAATACATCTTCACAATTCTCCTCAGGGGCCTTACCACCTTTGCCCAGAGGCCCACTTCCCATGTCATCTCAATTCACGCCAACATCCCAAAATCTAGGTCAGGTTACTCCTAACCCTCCGGCAGGGGGCTTTTCAAGCTTGATTAGCTCACTCATGGCCCAAGGTTTGATTTCGTTGACAAATGAAGCTCCCCCACAG GATTCTGTGGGCCTTGATTTTAATCCGGATCTCCTTAAGGTTCGTCATGATTCTGCGGTAACTGCTTTATATGCTGATCTTCCAAGACAGTGCACAACTTGTGGCCTACGGTTTAAATGCCAAGAGGCTCACAGCAGTCACATGGATTGGCATGTAACTAAGAACCGAGTATCAAAAAATCGCAAGCAGAAGTCTTCTCGTAAGTGGTTTGTGAGTGTCAATATGTGGTTTAGTGGTACGGAGGCTTTGGGATCTGATGCAGCTCCTGGGTTTCTACCCGCTGAGCAAGTTGTGGAAAAGAAGGATGATGAAGAATTGGCCGTGCCTGCTGATGATGAGCAAAATGTTTGTGCACTGTGTGGAGAGCCTTTTGATGATTTTTACAGTGACGAGACTGAAGAATGGATGTATAAGGGGGCTGTCTATATGAATGCACCAAGTGGGTCAACTGCTGGAATGGAAAAGTCTCAGTTGGGTCCAATTATTCATGCAAAATGCAGGTCTGAATCTAGTGCAACTCCACAAGAGGACTCCAGAAGAGTGGATGAG GAGGAGGCACAGGGTGCTCCGATGATCTTCTGCAAGCTGGTGCTGTGTCAGCATTAA
- the LOC104096744 gene encoding polyadenylation and cleavage factor homolog 4 isoform X3 — translation MALAGGFASSKAIQNDAVVAAPPKPLPSPSIIERFRAALKEREEELRASSMPVVDDDDDVIVLPPTMDEIVRLYELFLSDLTFNSKPVITDLTIIAGEQREHGQGIADAICSRILEVPVEQKLPSLYLLDSIVKNIGRDYVRHFSAHLPEVFCEAYRQVHPSMHPAMRHLFGTWSTVFPAPVLRKIETRLQFSQPGPQQSSGLTSSRASESPRPTHGIHVNPKYLEARRQLGHSTIDSVRVENPAGHISSDLEAKQVLSTASKNARSSSPYRVGPARSLSPTLDEFAVDNSAIGLREGASPSHSALDYGLNRVRGRDDERNEWQRILPDDANQQPDIPVKYGLNRDFDLQGPRALIDAYGIDEREKLVNQRQRKMGNAAMNSLGERVAVKTWQNTEEEEFNWEDMSPTLADQSPFNDLSTSVRHPQGIRTRPGLDSQHVVPLVSDPRRSWSNRGQYSSVHDSSLDDVHSSGRGARNKITGYCDETSLISGSPYLQKLPENVPLLHQRHLKVEGSGIVTGEPKHPLISNLVADGHTWRPPYIPPRMNPTFESSVQDIRAVTGRAPIVPWPPTDVHNPQSLTSKPFVLPHQHIRSPFEVKNGSNSVANHNLDKPVLPGQQIDNSKSNSYIKFPQFPSQHPASFSASLQNPEQVASAESQLLFSQRMHQTTVPSASLPASNHFLLPPIYGYNPQGPGSSVGTLLPLPVSGPQVSLPLVNIPNTSSQFSSGALPPLPRGPLPMSSQFTPTSQNLGQVTPNPPAGGFSSLISSLMAQGLISLTNEAPPQDSVGLDFNPDLLKVRHDSAVTALYADLPRQCTTCGLRFKCQEAHSSHMDWHVTKNRVSKNRKQKSSRKWFVSVNMWFSGTEALGSDAAPGFLPAEQVVEKKDDEELAVPADDEQNVCALCGEPFDDFYSDETEEWMYKGAVYMNAPSGSTAGMEKSQLGPIIHAKCRSESSATPQEDSRRVDEEAQGAPMIFCKLVLCQH, via the exons ATGGCTTTAGCCGGCGGCTTTGCGAGCTCTAAGGCAATCCAAAACGACGCCGTTGTGGCGGCGCCACCAAAACCGTTGCCGTCTCCTTCTATAATCGAACGATTTAGGGCGGCTTTAAAGGAGAGAGAGGAGGAACTTAGGGCTTCTTCTATGCCGGTCGTCGACGACGATGATGATGTTATCGTGTTGCCCCCGACCATGGACGAGATTGTTAGGCTTTACGAGCTCTTTTTGTCCGATTTAACTTTCAATTCTAAGCCTGTCATTACTGACCTCACCATAATTGCCGGCGAACAGAGAGAACACGGTCAAGGCATCGCTGACGCCATTTGTTCTCGCATTCTCGAG GTCCCAGTAGAACAGAAACTACCCTCATTATACCTTCTGGATAGTATTGTAAAGAATATTGGCAGGGATTATGTCAGGCATTTCTCTGCCCATTTACCTGAG GTTTTCTGTGAGGCATACAGGCAAGTGCACCCTAGCATGCATCCTGCAATGCGCCACCTCTTCGGGACATGGTCAACTGTGTTCCCAGCACCTGTCCTCCGCAAAATTGAGACCCGCCTCCAGTTTTCCCAGCCCGGGCCCCAACAATCTTCTGGCTTGACTTCATCAAGAGCATCTGAATCACCGCGACCAACTCATGGCATTCATGTAAATCCAAAATATTTGGAAGCGAGGCGTCAGCTTGGGCACTCCACTATTGATTCA GTTAGAGTTGAAAATCCTGCAGGCCATATATCTTCAGATCTAGAAGCTAAGCAAGTTTTATCTACAGCTTCAAAGAATGCAAGGTCATCCTCTCCTTATAGAGTGGGGCCCGCGAGGTCCTTGTCACCCACCCTTGATGAGTTTGCAGTGGATAATTCTGCCATAGGACTCAGAGAAGGGGCCTCACCATCTCATTCTGCACTTGATTATGGGCTTAACAGAGTAAGAGGTAGAGATGATGAGAGGAATGAGTGGCAGAGAATTTTGCCTGATGATGCCAATCAGCAACCAGACATTCCTGTTAAATATGGTCTGAACAGGGATTTTGATCTTCAAGGACCTAGAGCTTTGATTGATGCTTATGGAATTGATGAAAGGGAAAAATTAGTCAATCAGAGGCAACGAAAGATGGGGAATGCTGCTATGAATAGCTTAGGCGAAAGGGTAGCTGTAAAGACGTGGCAAAATACTGAAGAGGAAGAATTCAATTGGGAAGATATGAGTCCAACTTTAGCAGATCAGAGTCCTTTTAATGATTTGTCAACATCTGTTCGTCATCCTCAGGGTATTAGGACGAGACCTGGCTTAGATTCACAACATGTTGTGCCTTTAGTGTCTGATCCTAGAAGGAGCTGGTCTAATCGAGGACAATATTCGTCAGTTCATGATTCTTCCTTGGATGATGTTCACTCG TCTGGTCGAGGGGCGAGAAATAAAATTACTGGATATTGCGATGAGACATCTCTGATTTCAGGTTCACCTTATCTTCAAAAACTTCCAGAAAATGTGCCACTGTTGCATCAAAGACATTTAAAGGTTGAAGGAAGTGGAATAGTGACTGGTGAACCAAAGCATCCTTTGATTAGCAATTTGGTTGCCGATGGACATACTTGGAGGCCGCCATATATTCCGCCAAGAATGAATCCTACTTTTGAGTCTTCAGTTCAGGATATTCGGGCTGTTACTGGACGGGCCCCGATTGTACCATGGCCTCCCACAGATGTGCATAATCCCCAATCTTTGACTTCAAAACCTTTTGTTCTGCCTCATCAACATATCAGAAGTCCCTTTGAAGTAAAGAATGGTAGCAATTCAGTTGCCAATCATAATCTGGACAAGCCAGTTCTTCCTGGGCAACAGATTGATAATTCGAAGAGCAACTCATATATCAAGTTTCCGCAATTTCCTAGTCAACATCCTGCATCATTTTCTGCAAGTCTTCAAAACCCTGAACAAGTGGCTTCAGCAGAATCTCAGCTATTGTTTTCTCAGCGTATGCATCAGACTACGGTTCCAAGTGCCTCACTTCCAGCCTCGAACCATTTTCTATTACCGCCAATTTATGGATACAATCCACAGGGTCCTGGTTCTTCTGTAGGTACTCTGTTGCCCCTGCCAGTTTCAGGTCCGCAGGTGTCTCTGCCATTGGTTAATATCCCAAATACATCTTCACAATTCTCCTCAGGGGCCTTACCACCTTTGCCCAGAGGCCCACTTCCCATGTCATCTCAATTCACGCCAACATCCCAAAATCTAGGTCAGGTTACTCCTAACCCTCCGGCAGGGGGCTTTTCAAGCTTGATTAGCTCACTCATGGCCCAAGGTTTGATTTCGTTGACAAATGAAGCTCCCCCACAG GATTCTGTGGGCCTTGATTTTAATCCGGATCTCCTTAAGGTTCGTCATGATTCTGCGGTAACTGCTTTATATGCTGATCTTCCAAGACAGTGCACAACTTGTGGCCTACGGTTTAAATGCCAAGAGGCTCACAGCAGTCACATGGATTGGCATGTAACTAAGAACCGAGTATCAAAAAATCGCAAGCAGAAGTCTTCTCGTAAGTGGTTTGTGAGTGTCAATATGTGGTTTAGTGGTACGGAGGCTTTGGGATCTGATGCAGCTCCTGGGTTTCTACCCGCTGAGCAAGTTGTGGAAAAGAAGGATGATGAAGAATTGGCCGTGCCTGCTGATGATGAGCAAAATGTTTGTGCACTGTGTGGAGAGCCTTTTGATGATTTTTACAGTGACGAGACTGAAGAATGGATGTATAAGGGGGCTGTCTATATGAATGCACCAAGTGGGTCAACTGCTGGAATGGAAAAGTCTCAGTTGGGTCCAATTATTCATGCAAAATGCAGGTCTGAATCTAGTGCAACTCCACAAGAGGACTCCAGAAGAGTGGATGAG GAGGCACAGGGTGCTCCGATGATCTTCTGCAAGCTGGTGCTGTGTCAGCATTAA
- the LOC104096744 gene encoding polyadenylation and cleavage factor homolog 4 isoform X4, translating into MALAGGFASSKAIQNDAVVAAPPKPLPSPSIIERFRAALKEREEELRASSMPVVDDDDDVIVLPPTMDEIVRLYELFLSDLTFNSKPVITDLTIIAGEQREHGQGIADAICSRILEVPVEQKLPSLYLLDSIVKNIGRDYVRHFSAHLPEVFCEAYRQVHPSMHPAMRHLFGTWSTVFPAPVLRKIETRLQFSQPGPQQSSGLTSSRASESPRPTHGIHVNPKYLEARRQLGHSTIDSVRVENPAGHISSDLEAKQVLSTASKNARSSSPYRVGPARSLSPTLDEFAVDNSAIGLREGASPSHSALDYGLNRVRGRDDERNEWQRILPDDANQQPDIPVKYGLNRDFDLQGPRALIDAYGIDEREKLVNQRQRKMGNAAMNSLGERVAVKTWQNTEEEEFNWEDMSPTLADQSPFNDLSTSVRHPQGIRTRPGLDSQHVVPLVSDPRRSWSNRGQYSSVHDSSLDDVHSSGRGARNKITGYCDETSLISGSPYLQKLPENVPLLHQRHLKVEGSGIVTGEPKHPLISNLVADGHTWRPPYIPPRMNPTFESSVQDIRAVTGRAPIVPWPPTDVHNPQSLTSKPFVLPHQHIRSPFEVKNGSNSVANHNLDKPVLPGQQIDNSKSNSYIKFPQFPSQHPASFSASLQNPEQVASAESQLLFSQRMHQTTVPSASLPASNHFLLPPIYGYNPQGPGSSVGTLLPLPVSGPQVSLPLVNIPNTSSQFSSGALPPLPRGPLPMSSQFTPTSQNLGQVTPNPPAGGFSSLISSLMAQGLISLTNEAPPQDSVGLDFNPDLLKVRHDSAVTALYADLPRQCTTCGLRFKCQEAHSSHMDWHVTKNRVSKNRKQKSSRKWFVSVNMWFSGTEALGSDAAPGFLPAEQVVEKKDDEELAVPADDEQNVCALCGEPFDDFYSDETEEWMYKGAVYMNAPSGSTAGMEKSQLGPIIHAKCRSESSATPQEDSRRVDEGLEDGSQRKRMRS; encoded by the exons ATGGCTTTAGCCGGCGGCTTTGCGAGCTCTAAGGCAATCCAAAACGACGCCGTTGTGGCGGCGCCACCAAAACCGTTGCCGTCTCCTTCTATAATCGAACGATTTAGGGCGGCTTTAAAGGAGAGAGAGGAGGAACTTAGGGCTTCTTCTATGCCGGTCGTCGACGACGATGATGATGTTATCGTGTTGCCCCCGACCATGGACGAGATTGTTAGGCTTTACGAGCTCTTTTTGTCCGATTTAACTTTCAATTCTAAGCCTGTCATTACTGACCTCACCATAATTGCCGGCGAACAGAGAGAACACGGTCAAGGCATCGCTGACGCCATTTGTTCTCGCATTCTCGAG GTCCCAGTAGAACAGAAACTACCCTCATTATACCTTCTGGATAGTATTGTAAAGAATATTGGCAGGGATTATGTCAGGCATTTCTCTGCCCATTTACCTGAG GTTTTCTGTGAGGCATACAGGCAAGTGCACCCTAGCATGCATCCTGCAATGCGCCACCTCTTCGGGACATGGTCAACTGTGTTCCCAGCACCTGTCCTCCGCAAAATTGAGACCCGCCTCCAGTTTTCCCAGCCCGGGCCCCAACAATCTTCTGGCTTGACTTCATCAAGAGCATCTGAATCACCGCGACCAACTCATGGCATTCATGTAAATCCAAAATATTTGGAAGCGAGGCGTCAGCTTGGGCACTCCACTATTGATTCA GTTAGAGTTGAAAATCCTGCAGGCCATATATCTTCAGATCTAGAAGCTAAGCAAGTTTTATCTACAGCTTCAAAGAATGCAAGGTCATCCTCTCCTTATAGAGTGGGGCCCGCGAGGTCCTTGTCACCCACCCTTGATGAGTTTGCAGTGGATAATTCTGCCATAGGACTCAGAGAAGGGGCCTCACCATCTCATTCTGCACTTGATTATGGGCTTAACAGAGTAAGAGGTAGAGATGATGAGAGGAATGAGTGGCAGAGAATTTTGCCTGATGATGCCAATCAGCAACCAGACATTCCTGTTAAATATGGTCTGAACAGGGATTTTGATCTTCAAGGACCTAGAGCTTTGATTGATGCTTATGGAATTGATGAAAGGGAAAAATTAGTCAATCAGAGGCAACGAAAGATGGGGAATGCTGCTATGAATAGCTTAGGCGAAAGGGTAGCTGTAAAGACGTGGCAAAATACTGAAGAGGAAGAATTCAATTGGGAAGATATGAGTCCAACTTTAGCAGATCAGAGTCCTTTTAATGATTTGTCAACATCTGTTCGTCATCCTCAGGGTATTAGGACGAGACCTGGCTTAGATTCACAACATGTTGTGCCTTTAGTGTCTGATCCTAGAAGGAGCTGGTCTAATCGAGGACAATATTCGTCAGTTCATGATTCTTCCTTGGATGATGTTCACTCG TCTGGTCGAGGGGCGAGAAATAAAATTACTGGATATTGCGATGAGACATCTCTGATTTCAGGTTCACCTTATCTTCAAAAACTTCCAGAAAATGTGCCACTGTTGCATCAAAGACATTTAAAGGTTGAAGGAAGTGGAATAGTGACTGGTGAACCAAAGCATCCTTTGATTAGCAATTTGGTTGCCGATGGACATACTTGGAGGCCGCCATATATTCCGCCAAGAATGAATCCTACTTTTGAGTCTTCAGTTCAGGATATTCGGGCTGTTACTGGACGGGCCCCGATTGTACCATGGCCTCCCACAGATGTGCATAATCCCCAATCTTTGACTTCAAAACCTTTTGTTCTGCCTCATCAACATATCAGAAGTCCCTTTGAAGTAAAGAATGGTAGCAATTCAGTTGCCAATCATAATCTGGACAAGCCAGTTCTTCCTGGGCAACAGATTGATAATTCGAAGAGCAACTCATATATCAAGTTTCCGCAATTTCCTAGTCAACATCCTGCATCATTTTCTGCAAGTCTTCAAAACCCTGAACAAGTGGCTTCAGCAGAATCTCAGCTATTGTTTTCTCAGCGTATGCATCAGACTACGGTTCCAAGTGCCTCACTTCCAGCCTCGAACCATTTTCTATTACCGCCAATTTATGGATACAATCCACAGGGTCCTGGTTCTTCTGTAGGTACTCTGTTGCCCCTGCCAGTTTCAGGTCCGCAGGTGTCTCTGCCATTGGTTAATATCCCAAATACATCTTCACAATTCTCCTCAGGGGCCTTACCACCTTTGCCCAGAGGCCCACTTCCCATGTCATCTCAATTCACGCCAACATCCCAAAATCTAGGTCAGGTTACTCCTAACCCTCCGGCAGGGGGCTTTTCAAGCTTGATTAGCTCACTCATGGCCCAAGGTTTGATTTCGTTGACAAATGAAGCTCCCCCACAG GATTCTGTGGGCCTTGATTTTAATCCGGATCTCCTTAAGGTTCGTCATGATTCTGCGGTAACTGCTTTATATGCTGATCTTCCAAGACAGTGCACAACTTGTGGCCTACGGTTTAAATGCCAAGAGGCTCACAGCAGTCACATGGATTGGCATGTAACTAAGAACCGAGTATCAAAAAATCGCAAGCAGAAGTCTTCTCGTAAGTGGTTTGTGAGTGTCAATATGTGGTTTAGTGGTACGGAGGCTTTGGGATCTGATGCAGCTCCTGGGTTTCTACCCGCTGAGCAAGTTGTGGAAAAGAAGGATGATGAAGAATTGGCCGTGCCTGCTGATGATGAGCAAAATGTTTGTGCACTGTGTGGAGAGCCTTTTGATGATTTTTACAGTGACGAGACTGAAGAATGGATGTATAAGGGGGCTGTCTATATGAATGCACCAAGTGGGTCAACTGCTGGAATGGAAAAGTCTCAGTTGGGTCCAATTATTCATGCAAAATGCAGGTCTGAATCTAGTGCAACTCCACAAGAGGACTCCAGAAGAGTGGATGAG GGTCTGGAAGATGGAAGTCAGAGGAAACGAATGCGGAGTTAG